In Gimesia sp., a single genomic region encodes these proteins:
- a CDS encoding FAD-dependent oxidoreductase — protein sequence MAESQGNRIIVVGGVAGGASAAARARRCDEHAEIILFEKDEYVSFANCGLPYFIGEEITERSKLLVATPELFRNRFNIDVRTRHLVQSINVENKTVTVLNRESGEVSEETWDRLILSTGAAPITPPLPGIESENVFTLRNLNDADAIKAFIAEHGCQKAVVVGAGFIGLEMVEQLHHLKLETDLVELQPQVLPPLDPEMARLVQNELIDHDIKVHLGTAVVTIQTENNTATGVELGNGTQIAADLVILGIGVSPAIELAQAAGIDIGARGGIAVNDFMQTSHPDVYAVGDAVEYQHGVLGTPQRIPLAGPANRAGRIAGQHAASTSADPMIAPMGTAIVRVFGITAALTGLSKKFAELTQRKNRSIIVVGKHHAGYFPGAQQLFLKLTYDPETGRILGAQSVGREGVDKRIDVIATAMKFKGTVRDLAGVDLCYAPPFGSAKDPVHMAGFVACNDLDELTRIIEVDADLSGYQILDVRSQQEVDAFRFPEITHIPVDELRGRLDELDVSRPIITVCHSGMRAYIAARILQQSGFENVHNLTGGMLMQRFARPELFE from the coding sequence ATGGCAGAGTCGCAGGGAAACAGAATCATCGTCGTCGGAGGAGTCGCGGGGGGCGCGAGTGCAGCAGCCCGGGCACGTCGCTGCGATGAACACGCGGAAATTATTCTGTTTGAGAAGGACGAATACGTCTCTTTCGCCAACTGCGGTCTGCCCTATTTTATCGGCGAGGAAATCACCGAACGCAGCAAGCTGCTCGTCGCGACCCCCGAGTTGTTTCGAAATCGCTTTAACATCGATGTCCGTACCCGGCATCTGGTGCAATCCATCAACGTCGAAAACAAAACCGTCACGGTTCTCAATCGGGAATCGGGTGAGGTGAGCGAAGAGACCTGGGATCGGCTGATTCTCTCTACCGGTGCGGCTCCGATCACGCCCCCCTTGCCGGGCATCGAATCCGAAAACGTGTTCACACTCCGTAATCTGAATGACGCAGATGCCATCAAGGCCTTTATCGCGGAGCATGGCTGCCAGAAAGCGGTCGTCGTGGGGGCCGGCTTCATCGGACTGGAGATGGTGGAGCAGCTGCACCATCTGAAACTGGAGACAGATCTGGTCGAACTGCAGCCCCAGGTCCTGCCTCCACTCGATCCGGAAATGGCCCGCCTCGTTCAGAACGAATTGATCGATCACGACATCAAGGTGCATCTGGGAACAGCCGTCGTGACGATCCAGACTGAAAACAACACAGCCACCGGAGTCGAACTCGGTAACGGAACACAGATCGCTGCAGACCTGGTGATTCTGGGGATTGGCGTTTCCCCGGCGATTGAACTGGCCCAGGCCGCAGGCATTGACATCGGCGCGCGGGGCGGCATTGCCGTGAATGACTTCATGCAGACATCGCATCCGGACGTTTACGCGGTCGGCGACGCTGTCGAATATCAGCACGGCGTTCTGGGAACACCCCAGCGCATTCCGCTCGCCGGTCCCGCGAATCGCGCCGGACGTATCGCCGGTCAACATGCTGCCAGCACCTCGGCCGACCCGATGATCGCCCCCATGGGAACGGCCATTGTTCGTGTCTTTGGCATCACCGCAGCGTTGACGGGACTCAGTAAAAAGTTCGCGGAACTCACTCAACGTAAAAATCGTTCCATCATCGTTGTCGGCAAACATCACGCCGGCTATTTCCCCGGCGCTCAGCAGCTGTTTCTCAAGCTGACCTATGATCCCGAAACAGGGCGGATCCTGGGCGCCCAGTCTGTCGGTCGTGAAGGTGTCGATAAACGTATCGACGTGATCGCCACCGCGATGAAGTTTAAAGGCACCGTCCGCGATCTGGCCGGCGTCGACCTCTGTTATGCTCCGCCCTTCGGTTCAGCCAAGGACCCGGTACACATGGCGGGGTTCGTTGCCTGCAACGACCTGGATGAACTGACCCGCATCATCGAAGTCGATGCCGACCTCTCTGGATATCAGATTCTCGACGTCCGTTCCCAACAGGAAGTCGACGCGTTCCGCTTCCCCGAGATTACGCACATCCCCGTCGACGAACTCCGCGGTCGCCTGGATGAACTCGATGTATCGCGGCCGATCATCACCGTCTGCCATTCCGGGATGCGGGCTTATATCGCCGCCCGGATCCTGCAGCAGTCGGGTTTCGAGAACGTCCACAACCTCACCGGCGGCATGCTCATGCAACGCTTCGCCCGACCGGAGTTGTTTGAATAA
- a CDS encoding sodium/glutamate symporter — protein MFADFALISVLLVIAHLLRSRLRLLQNLLIPAPILAGFLGLIGGPQLLGWLPFSLTGDGKIAMERYPYELIAILFATLFLGHQPHRPTLRTMLRDVGDTWFYNFAAYIGQFGVALLFGLYALPLMFPDLNPGFALMMPAGFAGGHGTAAAVSESLQAGGFNDAQSLGFTFATIGLLIGIFGGLTLINIATRRGWTHLVSSAQELPESTRSGFLTPEEQTSMGTSTVSAMSLDPLTWHFAIVMTAFGGAHGIDYLFRHVLESKIILPLFAVALLVSAVLQLVLELCHIGKYVDRQVMARIGSSVSDYLIAFAVASIKISVVVEYMAPLIVMSLLGFLYAIGMLWFLGRHLFHNFWFERSIFAYGWMTGVVGIGVLLLRIVDPQLKSKTLQDYGLAFVGISPLEILLIVVVPPLVARQIILAPAIVIIVIAVACFALSAYLVGWYRTPPGELRPGEQEIIDDLK, from the coding sequence ATGTTTGCCGACTTCGCTCTCATCTCGGTTCTGCTGGTCATCGCGCATCTTTTACGTTCCCGACTGCGTCTCCTGCAGAATCTGTTGATCCCCGCACCCATCCTGGCGGGCTTCCTCGGATTGATCGGCGGCCCGCAACTGCTGGGCTGGCTCCCCTTCAGTCTCACCGGGGATGGCAAGATTGCGATGGAGCGTTATCCCTACGAACTGATCGCGATTCTGTTTGCGACCCTCTTTCTCGGGCATCAACCCCACCGTCCCACGCTGCGAACCATGCTCCGCGATGTCGGCGATACCTGGTTCTATAACTTCGCTGCCTACATCGGACAGTTCGGCGTCGCCCTCCTGTTCGGTCTGTATGCCCTGCCTTTGATGTTTCCTGATCTCAATCCCGGCTTTGCCCTGATGATGCCCGCCGGCTTCGCGGGGGGACACGGCACTGCAGCCGCGGTCAGCGAATCCCTGCAGGCAGGTGGCTTCAATGACGCACAAAGCCTGGGCTTCACGTTTGCCACGATTGGTCTGCTGATCGGAATCTTCGGCGGTCTGACTCTGATCAACATCGCTACCCGACGGGGCTGGACGCATCTGGTCTCTTCCGCACAGGAACTGCCCGAGAGTACCCGCTCCGGTTTCCTCACTCCGGAAGAACAGACCTCAATGGGCACCAGCACTGTCAGTGCCATGTCCCTCGATCCACTTACCTGGCACTTCGCGATCGTGATGACCGCGTTCGGTGGTGCACACGGCATCGATTACCTGTTTCGGCACGTACTCGAATCCAAAATCATTCTGCCCCTGTTCGCAGTGGCGCTGCTGGTCAGTGCGGTATTACAACTGGTACTCGAACTCTGTCACATCGGCAAATATGTCGATCGTCAGGTGATGGCCCGCATTGGTTCTTCGGTCTCCGATTACCTGATTGCCTTCGCGGTCGCCTCGATCAAAATCAGCGTCGTTGTTGAATACATGGCCCCGCTGATTGTCATGTCGCTGCTCGGTTTTCTCTACGCGATCGGCATGCTCTGGTTTCTGGGTCGACACCTGTTTCACAACTTCTGGTTTGAACGCAGCATCTTCGCCTACGGCTGGATGACCGGTGTCGTCGGCATCGGTGTGCTGCTACTGCGGATTGTCGACCCGCAACTCAAATCCAAAACCCTGCAGGACTACGGCCTCGCTTTTGTTGGCATCTCACCTCTGGAGATCCTGCTGATCGTCGTCGTCCCGCCGCTCGTCGCCCGACAGATCATTCTCGCGCCTGCGATTGTCATTATCGTGATCGCTGTTGCCTGTTTCGCCCTCTCCGCTTATCTCGTCGGCTGGTACCGCACTCCACCAGGCGAACTCCGACCCGGCGAACAGGAGATCATCGACGACTTAAAGTAG
- a CDS encoding zinc-binding alcohol dehydrogenase family protein, producing the protein MKAVGLTRYLPIEDPASLMDVELDQPKPGGRDLLVAVKAIAVNPVDTKVRAPQEGEEPAPKVLGWDAAGVVEAVGPEVELFQPGDEVFYAGDITRPGCNAEYQLIDERIVGTKPKSLDFSQAAAIPLTAITAYESFFDRMGIDVEGGNAGETILITGGAGGVGSIGIQLAKLAGLTVITTASRPESIEWVKQLGADHVINHFEPLRPQVEALGLTQIDHIALFNNTDQHWDQAVDLLRPEGKIVLLVDNKQPLDQSLMKRKSATMVWEFMYTRSMFATPDMIEQHHLLNRVSEWLDAGKLQCTVNEVRSPINAENLRWAHQTLEAGHTIGKIVLSGWE; encoded by the coding sequence ATGAAAGCCGTTGGTTTGACCCGTTATCTGCCGATTGAGGATCCCGCATCATTAATGGATGTCGAACTGGATCAACCGAAGCCGGGTGGGCGGGACCTGCTGGTTGCGGTGAAAGCGATTGCCGTCAACCCGGTGGATACCAAAGTCCGGGCTCCCCAAGAGGGGGAGGAACCTGCTCCCAAAGTGCTCGGCTGGGATGCAGCGGGAGTCGTCGAAGCGGTCGGACCGGAGGTGGAACTGTTCCAGCCGGGTGATGAAGTGTTTTATGCAGGTGACATTACCCGCCCCGGATGCAATGCCGAGTACCAGTTGATCGACGAGCGGATTGTGGGAACGAAGCCGAAATCACTCGACTTTTCTCAGGCAGCCGCTATTCCCCTCACAGCCATCACCGCGTATGAATCGTTCTTCGATCGGATGGGCATTGACGTGGAAGGGGGGAATGCGGGTGAGACGATTCTGATTACAGGCGGTGCCGGCGGCGTCGGTTCGATCGGCATCCAACTCGCGAAGCTGGCGGGACTGACAGTGATCACCACCGCATCCCGGCCGGAGTCGATTGAGTGGGTCAAGCAACTCGGGGCCGACCATGTCATCAATCATTTCGAGCCGCTGCGTCCGCAGGTGGAAGCACTGGGTTTAACACAGATCGATCACATCGCGCTGTTCAACAATACCGACCAGCACTGGGATCAGGCCGTCGATCTGCTGCGTCCCGAGGGCAAGATTGTACTACTGGTGGATAATAAGCAGCCGCTGGATCAGTCGCTGATGAAACGCAAGTCAGCAACGATGGTCTGGGAGTTCATGTATACGCGTTCGATGTTCGCGACGCCGGATATGATCGAGCAGCATCACCTGTTGAATCGGGTCTCGGAATGGCTGGATGCGGGGAAACTGCAATGTACGGTAAACGAGGTCCGCTCTCCAATCAATGCAGAGAACCTGCGCTGGGCGCATCAAACCCTGGAAGCGGGGCACACGATTGGGAAGATTGTTCTGAGTGGCTGGGAGTGA
- a CDS encoding ATP-grasp domain-containing protein, whose amino-acid sequence MRAYVQQAQKGDPNYLNLERIAYTFWERGYEVTRFDAPSLFDGALDRGLLSFPDETIVAGGVGTVRSAIKRAQRPLPDLQDLPDCLKEWIGRDFWISTLEEVRQPFEKEEETRALHVKPLWEHKRFTGKVFKEFKDLIPSAAVDGETEVLVQEVVEFISEWRAYIFRGAIKTVANYQGDPLAFPDRTRMQSALDAFESCPIACSMDWGITSTGETLLVEVNDCYALGNYGADMYLYTAMIEARWREIMGLEDNGIGINL is encoded by the coding sequence ATGCGGGCGTATGTGCAACAGGCACAAAAGGGGGATCCGAATTATCTGAACCTGGAGCGAATCGCGTATACGTTTTGGGAACGGGGTTACGAAGTCACCCGGTTTGATGCGCCCTCATTATTTGATGGCGCCCTGGATCGAGGGCTGCTGTCTTTTCCCGATGAAACCATCGTTGCGGGTGGCGTGGGAACGGTGCGTTCTGCAATCAAGCGGGCCCAGCGTCCGTTACCGGACCTGCAGGATCTGCCTGACTGTCTGAAAGAGTGGATCGGTCGCGACTTCTGGATTTCGACACTGGAAGAAGTGCGCCAACCATTCGAGAAGGAAGAGGAAACCCGGGCACTGCACGTGAAACCGCTGTGGGAACATAAACGATTTACGGGAAAGGTTTTCAAGGAGTTCAAAGATCTGATCCCCTCCGCAGCGGTCGACGGTGAAACAGAAGTCCTGGTGCAGGAAGTCGTGGAATTCATTTCGGAATGGCGCGCGTACATTTTTCGCGGTGCAATCAAAACGGTTGCTAATTACCAGGGTGATCCGCTGGCTTTCCCCGACAGAACGCGGATGCAGTCTGCGCTGGATGCGTTCGAGAGCTGCCCCATCGCCTGTAGCATGGACTGGGGAATCACTTCGACCGGTGAAACGTTGCTGGTGGAAGTGAATGACTGTTATGCGCTGGGTAACTATGGAGCCGACATGTATCTCTATACGGCGATGATTGAAGCCCGCTGGCGAGAAATCATGGGGCTGGAAGATAACGGAATCGGAATCAATCTCTGA